A single Fodinicurvata sp. EGI_FJ10296 DNA region contains:
- the dxr gene encoding 1-deoxy-D-xylulose-5-phosphate reductoisomerase: protein MAEPPSALDAGDAPRSVTILGATGSVGQSTIDLVAAAPERFPVVALTAQSNVALLARDARRLGAEVAVIGDPARYQDLKAALFGSGIAAAAGPDALTEAAARPSDWVMSAIVGAAGLRPTMAAVDRGALVAFANKECLVSAGPLMMDRVRRSGAVLLPVDSEHNAVFQVFDDRQRSSIERIILTASGGPFRQSSIDEMAKATAAQAVDHPTWSMGAKISVDSATMMNKGLEVIEAAYLFDMTDDRISVVIHPQSIIHSLVEYTDGSMLAQLGSPDMRVPIGHVLGWPRRLTTAARRLDFEDVLSLEFEPPDLDRFPALAACRQALRSGESLPTTLNAANEVAVAAFLEGRLGFLDIVRVVNEVCGTMPVASLESLDHVYELDRAAREEAGRCVEQASSCTG, encoded by the coding sequence GTGGCCGAACCGCCGTCGGCACTCGACGCCGGGGATGCCCCGCGCAGCGTAACAATTCTCGGCGCAACGGGGTCGGTCGGGCAGAGCACGATCGATCTGGTCGCTGCTGCGCCTGAACGCTTTCCGGTCGTGGCATTGACGGCACAGTCGAATGTGGCGCTACTCGCGCGCGATGCTCGGCGTCTCGGTGCTGAAGTCGCCGTCATCGGCGACCCGGCGCGGTATCAGGATCTCAAAGCGGCACTCTTTGGAAGCGGCATTGCTGCGGCGGCCGGCCCCGACGCATTGACAGAGGCGGCGGCACGGCCTTCTGACTGGGTCATGTCCGCGATTGTCGGCGCCGCCGGCTTGCGTCCAACCATGGCGGCTGTCGACCGAGGCGCGCTGGTTGCGTTCGCCAACAAGGAGTGCCTGGTTTCGGCGGGCCCATTGATGATGGACCGGGTCCGCCGCTCAGGGGCGGTACTTCTTCCTGTCGACAGCGAGCACAATGCGGTCTTTCAGGTCTTCGATGACAGGCAGCGCTCTAGTATCGAACGGATCATACTGACCGCCAGTGGCGGCCCGTTCCGTCAGTCTTCGATCGATGAGATGGCAAAGGCAACGGCGGCGCAGGCGGTGGACCATCCGACCTGGAGCATGGGCGCAAAGATTTCCGTCGATAGTGCCACCATGATGAACAAGGGTCTGGAGGTCATAGAGGCCGCATATCTCTTTGATATGACGGACGACCGCATATCCGTGGTGATCCACCCGCAGTCGATTATTCACAGCCTTGTCGAATATACTGACGGGTCGATGCTGGCCCAGCTTGGATCCCCGGATATGCGGGTTCCGATCGGCCATGTTCTGGGCTGGCCGCGGCGTCTGACGACAGCCGCGCGACGGCTCGATTTCGAGGATGTTCTCAGTCTGGAATTCGAGCCACCGGACCTGGATCGGTTTCCAGCGCTCGCAGCATGCCGGCAGGCGTTGCGTAGCGGCGAAAGCCTGCCGACCACGCTAAATGCGGCCAACGAGGTTGCGGTGGCAGCGTTCCTTGAGGGAAGGCTGGGGTTCCTGGATATTGTACGCGTCGTAAACGAGGTCTGCGGCACGATGCCTGTCGCGTCGCTGGAAAGTCTGGACCATGTCTATGAGCTGGACCGGGCGGCACGGGAAGAAGCGGGCCGGTGTGTCGAGCAGGCGTCGTCCTGTACAGGATAA
- the rseP gene encoding RIP metalloprotease RseP, whose amino-acid sequence MGGGFVTYIIAFLIVLSVLVFVHEWGHYWVARRNGVRIEVFSIGFGPELFGFYDRAGTRWKFSVLPLGGYVKMFGDANAASMPAAEQDGSGLSPEEQAVSFHHKRLSQRAAIVAAGPIANFMFSAIVLAVLFATSGHPFPPPTIGSVQEDSPASAAGLVPGDTISAVNGLSASRFADVSIAIRAAEGEPVLLTIQRDGETIEQSVTPELVTVTTEDGREFEIPRVGIVADSGPYSLTYSAISGVTETVSIAGMTLSALGEIVTGERGTEDLGGPIRIAQLSGDVAQVGVSALLWFMAILSINLGLINLFPVPMLDGGHLMFYAYEAVRGRPLSARAQEYGFRVGLALVLTLMVFATWNDLVNLQIFSLLRNIIS is encoded by the coding sequence ATGGGCGGTGGATTCGTGACCTATATCATCGCATTTCTGATCGTATTATCGGTTCTCGTCTTCGTGCACGAGTGGGGTCACTATTGGGTCGCCAGACGCAACGGCGTCAGGATCGAGGTGTTTTCGATCGGCTTCGGCCCAGAGTTGTTCGGATTTTATGATCGGGCTGGCACGCGCTGGAAATTCTCTGTTCTGCCCTTGGGCGGATATGTGAAAATGTTCGGTGACGCGAACGCCGCGTCGATGCCCGCGGCGGAGCAGGACGGCTCCGGGCTCTCGCCGGAAGAACAGGCCGTTTCCTTTCACCACAAACGGCTTTCTCAGCGTGCGGCCATCGTCGCCGCAGGTCCCATAGCGAATTTCATGTTCTCGGCGATTGTTCTGGCTGTCCTGTTCGCCACATCCGGCCATCCGTTCCCACCGCCGACAATCGGCAGCGTCCAGGAAGACAGTCCCGCGTCGGCAGCCGGCCTCGTGCCAGGTGACACGATCTCGGCTGTGAACGGCCTGTCTGCATCGAGATTTGCCGACGTCTCCATTGCAATTCGCGCCGCAGAGGGCGAACCGGTTCTCCTGACGATCCAGCGCGACGGCGAAACCATCGAACAGTCCGTCACGCCGGAACTCGTCACGGTGACCACGGAAGATGGCCGCGAATTTGAAATACCCCGCGTTGGGATCGTTGCCGATAGCGGACCCTACAGCTTGACCTACTCGGCGATATCGGGGGTGACCGAGACGGTATCGATTGCCGGCATGACGCTTTCAGCACTGGGAGAGATCGTCACCGGAGAGCGCGGGACCGAGGATCTCGGCGGTCCGATCCGCATTGCACAGCTTTCCGGCGACGTCGCCCAGGTCGGAGTCTCTGCGCTGCTCTGGTTTATGGCCATTCTGTCGATCAATCTCGGATTGATCAATCTGTTCCCCGTTCCGATGCTGGACGGCGGGCATCTAATGTTTTATGCGTATGAGGCGGTTCGTGGGCGCCCGCTGAGCGCTCGCGCCCAAGAATATGGTTTTCGGGTTGGCCTCGCTCTGGTATTAACGCTCATGGTGTTTGCTACCTGGAACGATTTGGTGAATCTTCAAATCTTCTCGCTGCTCAGAAATATCATTTCTTGA
- the bamA gene encoding outer membrane protein assembly factor BamA, which yields MAQNQTTVNDIQVTGTQRVDASTVLSYLPVGVGDPVTQVQLDQALSALFETGLFDDVVIEQDGGVIRIDVVENPIINRIAFEGNRRIDNETLQAEIQSRPRVVFTRTRVESDVQRIQDVYQASGRFAVAVEPQIIELDQNRVDLVFEIEEGPLTTIQRIDFVGNRAFSDSRLRDAIESRESRWWRLLTTSDRYDPDQVSVDEERLRRYYTSRGYADFRVNSAIAELTPDREGFFVTFSVDEGERYRFGEIDVASSLPDVDFDALDNVLTTREGRWFSSEEVEESIGALTEALGDQQFAFVEINPVVMRDRENRTIGITYEIDEGPRVFVERVNITGNTRTVDRVIRREVRLAEGDPFSSSRLQDTERRIRNLGFFEKVEISTRQGSAPDQIIVDINVEEQPTGELTLGAGFSTADGPLGEASIRERNLLGRGQDLRLAFSVSGKSQQVDLSFTEPYFLGRDLAAGFDLFRTERDRQEISSYDEELTGFGLRLGYPLGPRLRQTVRYNLSEQTIRNIGPNVSRFIRDQEGTTVTSLVGQNLIYDTRDSSVMPTEGYRLTVGTDFAGLGGDIRYFRAVGTGSVYYPVFDDVVLNVAAEAGHIEGLGQDVRVTDRFFVGGRNLRGFRTAGIGPRDGDGNALGGKTYAVGTVEASFPIGLPNELGVRGRTFSDVGFLTNIDETSDPNATGADRIFEEDSVRLSVGVGLSWQSPLGPLQFDFGFPVMKEDFDREENFRFSFGTRF from the coding sequence GTGGCTCAGAATCAGACGACCGTGAACGATATTCAGGTCACCGGTACTCAGAGAGTAGACGCCAGTACAGTGCTTTCCTACCTCCCTGTCGGGGTGGGCGATCCAGTAACCCAGGTTCAACTCGATCAGGCACTTTCCGCTCTGTTTGAAACAGGACTGTTCGACGATGTCGTCATCGAACAGGATGGCGGTGTGATCCGTATCGACGTTGTCGAAAATCCGATCATCAATCGAATCGCGTTCGAAGGCAATCGCCGGATCGACAATGAAACGCTGCAAGCCGAGATTCAATCACGGCCGCGCGTTGTTTTTACCCGAACCCGGGTTGAGAGTGACGTGCAGCGGATTCAGGACGTCTATCAAGCGAGTGGGCGATTTGCAGTCGCGGTGGAGCCGCAGATCATAGAACTCGATCAGAACCGCGTGGATCTCGTGTTTGAGATCGAGGAAGGACCGCTGACCACTATTCAGCGAATAGACTTTGTCGGGAATCGCGCTTTCAGCGATTCACGACTGCGCGATGCGATTGAATCCCGTGAATCGCGCTGGTGGCGGCTACTGACGACGAGCGACCGCTATGATCCCGATCAGGTCTCGGTCGATGAGGAACGCCTGCGCCGCTACTATACCTCGCGCGGCTATGCCGACTTCCGTGTCAATTCGGCCATAGCCGAACTCACGCCCGACCGAGAAGGCTTTTTCGTCACATTCTCGGTTGATGAAGGCGAACGCTATCGTTTCGGCGAAATTGATGTCGCGAGTTCGCTGCCCGATGTCGATTTCGACGCGCTGGACAATGTGCTGACAACGCGAGAAGGGCGTTGGTTTTCGTCGGAAGAGGTCGAAGAATCCATTGGTGCGCTGACCGAGGCACTTGGCGATCAGCAGTTCGCCTTTGTGGAAATCAATCCGGTAGTCATGCGCGATCGAGAGAACCGTACGATCGGTATCACCTATGAAATCGACGAAGGGCCTCGCGTCTTCGTCGAGCGGGTGAACATCACTGGCAATACCCGCACGGTCGATCGTGTGATCCGTCGCGAGGTCCGGCTGGCCGAGGGAGACCCGTTCAGTTCGTCCCGGCTGCAGGACACGGAACGACGGATCCGTAATCTGGGTTTCTTCGAGAAGGTCGAAATTTCGACACGACAGGGGTCGGCGCCGGATCAGATCATCGTCGATATCAATGTCGAAGAGCAGCCGACGGGCGAATTGACCCTTGGCGCCGGGTTCTCGACGGCGGACGGACCACTTGGCGAGGCCAGCATTCGCGAACGCAACCTTTTGGGCCGCGGTCAGGACCTTCGCCTGGCTTTCAGCGTGTCGGGAAAGTCGCAGCAAGTCGACCTCAGCTTCACCGAACCCTATTTTCTCGGACGCGACCTTGCAGCCGGCTTCGATCTGTTCCGGACGGAGCGTGATCGCCAGGAGATCAGTTCCTACGATGAGGAGCTGACGGGATTCGGTCTGCGCCTGGGCTATCCGCTTGGTCCGCGACTTCGTCAGACAGTTCGCTACAACCTGTCGGAACAGACAATTCGAAACATCGGACCGAACGTTTCCCGGTTCATCCGGGATCAGGAAGGTACGACTGTTACATCCCTGGTTGGTCAAAATCTGATCTACGATACCCGTGACAGTTCGGTAATGCCGACCGAGGGGTATCGGCTGACAGTTGGTACCGACTTCGCCGGCCTAGGGGGCGATATTAGATACTTCAGGGCTGTCGGTACCGGCTCCGTCTACTATCCGGTATTTGATGATGTCGTCCTCAACGTTGCCGCCGAAGCCGGTCACATCGAAGGGTTGGGGCAGGATGTGCGCGTAACCGATCGATTTTTTGTCGGCGGGCGCAATCTCCGAGGCTTCCGAACAGCGGGAATCGGTCCCAGGGATGGAGACGGCAACGCGCTGGGCGGCAAGACCTATGCGGTCGGAACGGTCGAGGCGTCGTTCCCCATTGGATTGCCGAACGAATTGGGTGTTCGAGGACGAACCTTTTCGGATGTCGGATTCCTGACCAACATTGATGAGACGAGTGACCCCAACGCAACGGGCGCGGATCGCATTTTTGAAGAAGACAGCGTCAGGTTGTCCGTCGGCGTCGGGCTTTCCTGGCAATCGCCCTTGGGTCCATTGCAGTTTGATTTCGGCTTCCCGGTTATGAAAGAAGATTTCGACCGCGAAGAAAACTTCCGGTTCAGCTTCGGCACGCGTTTCTAG
- a CDS encoding OmpH family outer membrane protein — MATRLPQSLVAGAIGIAIIVSHPVAGQTIDTAPSGGEGSEAVDDSDMPVPSVVEESEIDPSGELPEIRAIVIDFREVVRASDAAESVRMQIDSHRQSFQAEFVEIEDELRALEQELTELQGSLEPEEFNRRRRAFEQRIAEAQRTAQSRRAALDQALDDGMQEIRTELVAIIHGIAEENRANLVLNRAEVILMSERLDFNDEALAQLNEELPFVSVALTEDR, encoded by the coding sequence ATGGCAACCCGGTTGCCGCAGAGCTTGGTGGCCGGCGCAATTGGCATCGCGATCATTGTTTCGCATCCGGTGGCCGGTCAGACGATCGATACGGCCCCCTCTGGCGGCGAGGGATCTGAGGCAGTCGACGACAGCGATATGCCCGTCCCGTCGGTTGTCGAAGAATCGGAAATCGACCCCAGTGGTGAGCTTCCGGAAATCCGGGCAATCGTGATTGACTTCCGCGAAGTTGTAAGAGCGTCGGACGCAGCCGAAAGCGTGCGAATGCAGATCGATTCACATAGGCAGAGCTTCCAGGCAGAGTTTGTTGAAATCGAAGACGAACTCAGGGCGCTCGAACAGGAACTGACCGAACTTCAGGGTTCACTGGAACCCGAGGAATTCAACCGCCGCCGCCGGGCGTTCGAGCAGCGGATCGCCGAAGCACAGCGGACGGCCCAATCAAGGCGGGCCGCTCTCGATCAAGCTCTTGACGACGGTATGCAGGAAATTCGAACAGAACTCGTGGCCATCATTCACGGCATAGCCGAAGAGAACCGGGCCAACCTCGTTCTCAACCGGGCAGAAGTCATTTTAATGAGTGAACGACTTGACTTCAACGATGAGGCCCTTGCTCAGTTGAACGAAGAACTGCCTTTCGTCAGCGTTGCGCTGACCGAGGATCGTTAG
- the lpxD gene encoding UDP-3-O-(3-hydroxymyristoyl)glucosamine N-acyltransferase, translating into MADSRFFSNCGPFSLGQLADLIDGRIMGAGDRETEIVDAGPIRTVGSGAITFADSEKYLPDLGQSGARACIVAPRLEGRLPPAMAGLVVAEPYKAYAAVATAFYPDKVTATRVHGRAVIDEFAIIGDPVDIGAGAVIGREAEIGSGCRIGANATIGDGVRIGAGTTIGAGASLSHCIIGRDCRIYPGARIGQDGFGFAIDPEGHKKIPQLGRVVVGNRVEIGANTTVDRGAGEDTIIADGCFIDNQVQIGHNVRVGEGCVIIAQAGIAGSSVVETGSVIAAQAGIAGHLTIGTGSRIGALSGVMRDVPPGSDMLGTPAIPIREFWRQHVVLRAMAKKKKDE; encoded by the coding sequence ATGGCCGATTCCCGTTTTTTCTCGAACTGCGGCCCCTTTTCTTTGGGACAATTGGCTGACCTGATTGACGGACGGATCATGGGGGCCGGCGATCGGGAAACTGAAATCGTGGATGCCGGGCCAATCCGAACCGTAGGCAGCGGAGCCATAACATTTGCGGATTCTGAAAAATATTTGCCGGATCTCGGGCAAAGTGGCGCCAGAGCCTGCATCGTCGCGCCTCGGCTAGAGGGTCGGCTCCCGCCTGCGATGGCCGGTCTTGTCGTCGCGGAACCCTACAAAGCCTATGCCGCCGTGGCGACGGCGTTTTACCCGGACAAAGTCACAGCCACCAGGGTGCACGGTCGTGCGGTGATCGATGAATTTGCAATCATCGGAGACCCGGTCGACATCGGCGCCGGGGCTGTAATTGGGCGCGAAGCGGAAATCGGGTCCGGTTGCCGCATCGGGGCCAACGCTACGATCGGCGACGGTGTCCGGATTGGTGCCGGGACCACGATCGGCGCCGGCGCGTCTCTTTCGCATTGCATCATCGGTAGGGATTGCCGGATTTATCCGGGCGCCCGGATTGGTCAGGATGGGTTCGGATTTGCGATCGACCCTGAGGGACACAAGAAGATTCCGCAACTGGGACGTGTTGTCGTGGGGAATCGCGTTGAAATTGGCGCCAACACGACCGTTGACCGTGGGGCCGGTGAAGACACAATTATCGCTGATGGCTGCTTCATTGATAACCAGGTTCAGATCGGGCACAACGTTCGGGTGGGAGAGGGTTGTGTGATAATCGCCCAAGCCGGCATCGCAGGCAGTTCCGTGGTAGAAACGGGTTCGGTCATTGCCGCCCAGGCCGGGATCGCTGGTCATCTAACTATTGGTACCGGCAGCAGGATTGGCGCCCTTTCGGGTGTCATGCGTGATGTCCCGCCGGGATCCGACATGCTGGGCACACCGGCCATTCCGATCAGGGAATTCTGGCGTCAGCATGTGGTTCTCAGAGCCATGGCGAAGAAGAAAAAGGACGAATAG
- the fabZ gene encoding 3-hydroxyacyl-ACP dehydratase FabZ — METSASDDAKMERMDIMRIMEMIPHRYPMLMVDRIENIVAGQSATGIKNVSINESFFAGHFPERPVMPGVLIVEAMAQTAGVLVVHSLGPEAEGKLVYFMTIDTARFRKPVVPGDRVEINVNRLQNRRNVWKFTGEALVEGAVCAEATFSAMLMDR, encoded by the coding sequence ATGGAGACGAGCGCCTCCGACGACGCGAAGATGGAACGTATGGATATCATGCGGATTATGGAGATGATTCCGCATCGCTATCCAATGCTCATGGTCGATCGTATCGAAAACATCGTTGCTGGCCAGAGCGCGACTGGGATTAAGAACGTTTCCATCAACGAATCGTTTTTTGCCGGTCATTTTCCTGAGCGACCGGTAATGCCCGGTGTTCTTATTGTTGAGGCTATGGCTCAGACAGCCGGCGTCCTGGTTGTTCACAGCCTGGGGCCAGAGGCGGAAGGTAAGCTTGTCTATTTTATGACAATCGATACTGCCCGCTTCCGCAAGCCTGTCGTCCCCGGTGATAGGGTCGAAATAAACGTAAACCGCCTGCAGAACCGGCGCAATGTCTGGAAGTTTACAGGAGAAGCTCTGGTTGAGGGCGCGGTTTGCGCCGAGGCAACATTCTCCGCAATGCTTATGGATCGCTGA
- the lpxA gene encoding acyl-ACP--UDP-N-acetylglucosamine O-acyltransferase has translation MPSDIHPTAVIGDGASIADDVRIGPYCVVGSKVVLERGVELKPHVVIDGQTILGEECAVYPFASVGMPPQDMKFKGEDSRLEIGRGTIIREHATVSPGTASGHMMTRVGENCLLMIGAHVAHDCELGNNVIMVNNATLGGHVTVGNNVIIGGLAAIHQFVRIGDNAFIGGMAGVEQDVIPYGMVVGDRAVLNGLNLVGLKRRGYSRDDIHLLRSIYRDLFESEESSLADRLRALRSKFEGNPTAASLLAFIDLDSDRKLLKPKTAHAP, from the coding sequence ATGCCCTCTGATATTCACCCGACCGCCGTCATTGGTGATGGCGCCTCGATTGCTGATGACGTAAGGATCGGCCCCTATTGCGTGGTCGGCAGCAAGGTCGTCCTCGAACGGGGCGTGGAGCTGAAGCCACATGTCGTGATCGATGGCCAGACGATTCTCGGCGAGGAGTGCGCCGTTTATCCCTTCGCCTCTGTCGGAATGCCGCCGCAGGATATGAAATTCAAAGGTGAGGACAGCCGGCTGGAGATCGGTCGCGGGACAATCATACGGGAGCATGCAACCGTGAGTCCGGGTACTGCATCCGGACATATGATGACCCGTGTCGGCGAAAATTGCCTTCTCATGATCGGCGCCCATGTCGCGCATGACTGCGAGCTGGGCAACAATGTCATCATGGTCAACAATGCGACGCTTGGTGGCCATGTGACGGTTGGCAACAATGTTATCATCGGCGGGTTGGCGGCGATTCATCAGTTCGTTCGCATTGGTGACAACGCCTTCATCGGTGGTATGGCCGGCGTCGAACAGGACGTTATCCCCTATGGCATGGTCGTCGGAGATCGTGCGGTTCTGAATGGTCTCAATCTCGTCGGACTGAAACGCCGCGGCTATAGCCGGGACGACATCCACCTGCTGCGATCGATTTACCGGGATCTGTTCGAATCCGAAGAATCGAGTCTCGCCGATCGATTGCGGGCCTTGCGTTCGAAATTCGAAGGCAACCCGACAGCGGCTTCGCTGTTGGCGTTCATCGACCTTGACAGCGATAGAAAATTGCTGAAGCCCAAAACCGCGCATGCCCCCTAG
- a CDS encoding UDP-2,3-diacylglucosamine diphosphatase LpxI gives MPPRKIGIIAGGGILPKLAVDAAKKQDADVFVVILDGHGVPADFRDVEHTMCRLGAVGSILAALQSAEVQEVCLIGTVRRPSLAQLRPDRRAFNLIARYGFSGLGDDALLRSVGDVLTKEGLRLVAVQDLVGGLLLRPGSVGSIEPTEAAWPDIEKGLKVARQLGVADVGQAVVIQQGIVLAVEAIEGTDRLIARSAQLAYPGRGPILVKCCKPQQDQRLDLPTIGPDTVRSAASAGFSGIAAEAGRTLVADIDNLRLAADAAGLFVYGFADGDVTTDGGAAVNESEA, from the coding sequence ATGCCCCCTAGGAAAATTGGCATCATAGCCGGCGGTGGCATATTGCCGAAATTGGCGGTCGATGCGGCGAAGAAGCAGGATGCCGACGTCTTCGTCGTCATTCTCGATGGGCATGGTGTTCCTGCTGATTTCAGAGATGTCGAGCACACAATGTGTCGTCTCGGCGCCGTCGGCTCCATTCTTGCAGCTCTGCAATCGGCCGAAGTTCAGGAGGTTTGCCTGATTGGTACGGTGCGCCGCCCCAGTCTGGCTCAGCTCCGGCCGGACCGACGCGCGTTTAATTTGATTGCCCGGTATGGGTTCTCCGGCCTTGGCGATGACGCGCTGTTGCGTTCCGTCGGCGACGTTCTCACTAAAGAAGGATTGCGCCTGGTGGCGGTACAGGACCTCGTCGGCGGCTTGCTCCTTCGTCCGGGTTCCGTCGGGTCGATAGAGCCGACGGAAGCGGCGTGGCCGGACATCGAGAAAGGTCTGAAGGTCGCTCGACAGCTGGGCGTCGCAGATGTGGGGCAAGCGGTCGTCATTCAGCAAGGGATTGTCCTGGCCGTTGAAGCGATAGAGGGAACGGATCGCCTTATCGCGCGGTCGGCGCAACTCGCCTATCCGGGTCGCGGCCCGATCCTTGTGAAATGCTGCAAGCCACAACAAGACCAACGGCTCGATCTTCCGACAATCGGGCCGGACACGGTCCGGTCGGCTGCTTCGGCGGGATTTTCCGGGATTGCGGCCGAAGCTGGACGTACCCTTGTCGCCGATATCGATAATCTTCGTCTGGCCGCGGATGCAGCAGGGCTATTTGTATATGGTTTCGCAGACGGAGACGTCACGACCGACGGGGGCGCGGCCGTCAACGAGAGTGAGGCATGA
- the lpxB gene encoding lipid-A-disaccharide synthase: protein MTANPEQRPLTILMIAGEESGDLLGGRLIRALRESSARPVRILGVGGSSMVTEGLESLFPMEDLTAFGLSEVLPKIPTILRRMRQTAAAAVELQPDAMVLIDAPGFNMRLAERLRHRSFPLIQYVAPTVWAWKPGRAKRLARSVDEVLCLFPFEPSWFIRHGLAATDVGHSVVESGANLGDGPAFRREHGVDPQTSLLCMLPGSRRGEIERLLPIFGDTAEQLARNRPGLRVVLPTLPALEQTIREAVAGWPTRPIVIAGKTEKYDAFASSNAAIAASGTVALELAMAGTPHIVAYRVSPPTAWIARRLLTTKYANLVNILFDEAVIPEFIQQDCTVANLTGAIGPLLEGGTEASVQIRRLAEARAMFGSSTIPPSLRAAQAILRRVDQAAAGS from the coding sequence ATGACCGCCAATCCCGAACAGCGGCCATTGACCATTCTGATGATCGCTGGCGAGGAGTCGGGTGATCTGTTGGGGGGGCGATTGATCCGCGCGCTTCGTGAGTCGTCGGCACGGCCCGTCAGAATTCTTGGCGTGGGCGGTTCTTCGATGGTGACAGAAGGGCTCGAAAGCTTGTTTCCCATGGAAGACCTGACAGCGTTCGGGCTTTCCGAGGTGCTACCAAAGATACCGACGATCCTGCGTCGAATGCGGCAGACAGCGGCCGCGGCCGTGGAACTGCAGCCGGATGCGATGGTGCTGATCGATGCGCCCGGATTCAATATGCGCCTGGCCGAGCGTCTGCGTCACCGCAGTTTCCCGCTGATCCAGTATGTCGCGCCCACCGTCTGGGCGTGGAAGCCGGGCCGGGCCAAAAGGCTGGCCCGCAGCGTTGATGAGGTTCTCTGTCTTTTCCCGTTCGAACCATCCTGGTTCATTCGGCACGGCCTTGCGGCAACCGATGTCGGGCACTCAGTCGTGGAAAGCGGTGCCAATCTCGGCGATGGGCCCGCCTTCCGGCGTGAGCATGGCGTTGATCCGCAAACGTCTCTACTGTGCATGCTGCCTGGCAGCCGGCGCGGGGAAATCGAGCGGCTGTTGCCGATTTTCGGAGATACCGCTGAGCAACTGGCACGCAACAGGCCCGGTTTGCGGGTCGTACTTCCAACATTGCCTGCACTTGAGCAGACGATCAGGGAAGCGGTCGCAGGGTGGCCAACCCGACCGATCGTCATAGCCGGAAAAACGGAAAAGTACGATGCGTTTGCGTCATCCAATGCGGCGATCGCGGCTAGCGGCACCGTGGCACTGGAATTGGCGATGGCTGGTACACCGCACATCGTTGCCTATCGGGTGAGCCCGCCGACTGCCTGGATCGCAAGGCGACTTCTCACAACCAAATACGCGAATCTGGTGAACATCCTGTTCGATGAAGCCGTTATTCCCGAGTTCATCCAGCAGGACTGCACTGTTGCGAACCTTACCGGGGCGATTGGACCGCTTCTGGAGGGCGGGACCGAGGCTTCGGTTCAGATACGCCGCTTGGCTGAGGCGCGGGCAATGTTCGGATCATCGACAATACCGCCGAGTCTGCGCGCGGCTCAGGCAATTCTGCGCCGTGTCGATCAAGCGGCGGCCGGATCTTAG